The genomic stretch GCCCTCCATCTGGCAGCCTCAATCCCAAATTTCTCCCTCCCCCATTTCCCAGTTGCTGAGAAAGGGCTCCACCACCCAAGCTGCCACCCACAGCAGGAACCAGGTGTCCCTGCCCATGCTGTGCCCTGAGGTTCAGCCTCCATCAGTTCTCATCAGGGGGATGCCAGGCCCCCAGGCCAGGCCCTAGGCCCAGTCTTGCCCTCTGATGCCACGTGCTCGGCTCCAGGGCCCAGGTGTGCTGGCACCTGTGTGCAGGGGTGGCCCAGCGTGAGGACAGCAGGCAGCTACCCCTCCGCTGTACACAGCCCGACTGACCAACACAGATGTCGACTGGGCCTTCACTGAGCCTTCTTAGCCATCCCCTGGGACCTGGGAAGCACCTGCACGCCAGCCTCTGGCTACACCATGGGGCACAAGCCTGctcccccagcctctcctctACTTGGTCACATTGcccagtggttttctttttttattttttttcttttttgagatggaatctcattgtcacaaggctggagtgcagtggcacaatctcggctcactgcaacctccgcctcccaggttcacaccattctcctgcctcagcctcccaactaactgggactataggcgcccgccaccactcccggctaattttttgtatttttagtagagacagggtttcacatgttggccaggattgtctcgatctcttgaccttgggatctgcccgcctcagcctcccaaaatgctaggattacaggcgtgagccaccacgcccggcctgcccaGGGGTTTTCAAACCATGAAAAGATCAAGTGAATTCTTTGCAGAGCACAAGAGACTCAGCTGGGGATCAAGCCCGGGGATGCTGGACTCAGCCCCTGGAGGCCCCTGCCCAAGCCTGGGCCTGGAGGAGAAAGGCAATGGTCAAAGGCCACCTGGGTTAGCCCGGCTCAGCTAAGGCCACAGCTGCTGCCATCCCAGGCTCCCTGGCCAGCCCTGCGCCGACACATCTTGCCCACTCACAGGGAAGGGATTATCGCCCCAAGGTCTCCAGATAATAGCAGGCGCACAGGGCTATAACGGGGACCCGCAGACAGGTGTCCCACACCTCCTGCCAGCGGCCCCATGGCTTTCCTCTGGCTCCTCTCCTGCTGGGCCCTCCTGGGCACCGCCTTCGGTGAGTATCAGGTCCTGCAGAGGCAGAAGGGTTGTCTTCTCTCACTCCCAGCCCCGAGACCAGCAAATGGCAGCAGGGTCCCAGCTCCCAGTTCAGCTGTGCACCACAGTGTGGGCCTGGGCGAGTCACCAGCTCCGTCTCTGCCGTGGGCGCTGCGAGGCCTGGACCAGGTCACAACCTCCCTCCCAGGCTAAGCTGCCGCCTCCAAGCTCAGGTGCTGGGGAGTCCCGCTCCCCTTCCTCACCCCCAGCCCACCTGAGGCTCCCAGGGGAGGAGGCGGGGGAAGGAGGCGGGTGTCCCGGGGCTGAGGCCTTCAGGAAACCCTCCAACAGTCAGTGGCCCCAGCACGGGCTTGGGTGGTGAGCGTGTGTGCAGCTGGGGCTTGGCACCGTTCAGTCCAAACCTTTCAGAACCTCGAGCCTCACCCTCTTAAACTCCCGCTCACGGAGCACTTCCCGGGTGCCGGGCCCAGAGCTGGTGCTCTGCCTGCTCACTCTACCAAACCTGTGACGTCAGAAACAGCGTGATCCCCACTTTGCTGATAGGGACACTGAGTGGCTTagctgggcagggagggagcCCGGTTCAAACCCATAGAGTCTGGCCTCCCAGCCTGAGCGCCAGGGCTGCCGCCCACCGCACACTCCACCTGTGTGACTTCTCTGAACTGTGGTGGGGCCAACACCCCACTCCTCAGCAGCCCACAGCCCAGTTCATTGGACTCAGTTGTACCCGGGGATTCCAGGGCTGGGAAGAGGAGAGCCAGGGCCAGCTTCTCAGAGGAGGGGATGTGGGAGCCAGCCTAGGTCCCAGACGCTGGAAAAGAGTTGGGAGTGAGAGGAGGCTGGAGCCCTGGGACCTGGGTGGGTGGTACCCACCCCTCAGCCCACTCCCGTCCCCAGGCTGCGGGGCCCCCGACATCCACCCCGTGCTCAGCGGCCTGTCCAGGATCGTGAATGGGGAGGACGCTGTCCCCGGCTCCTGGCCCTGGCAGGTGTCCCTGCAGGTGAGGGGGGTTCTGCAAGTCGGGGGGCACCCTGGGTAGGGGCCCGGCTGGGGGTGCGTCCAGGTGGGAGTTGCTGACCCTCCCCATCTTCCTCCCAGGACAAAACCGGCTTCCACTTCTGCGGAGGCTCCCTCATCAGCGAGGACTGGGTGGTCACCGCCGCCCACTGCGGGGTCGGGTGAGGACTGGGCAGCCTCGGGCTCCGCTTCCAGCCCCGGTCGGGTGGGAGGGGAGCAGGACATGTTCTCTGACCCACAATGCTCTGCCCAGGACCTCCGACGTGGTCGTGGCTGGGGAGTTTGACCAGGGCTCTGACGAGGAGAACATCCAGGTCCTGAAAATCGCCAAGGTACCCAGGCCCCGTGCAGCAGAGGGCAGGGGTGTGGGCATGGGGGGAGGCCCCTCGGCTGCTTCAGGGACAGGCGCCCAGTGGGGCCCGGCCGGCCTTGTGGTTCCCATTCCTGCCCTGGGGATGGACTGCTCCTTAACGGGCACCAGAGAAAGAGTCTGTGTCCTCGAAGCCTGCAGGTCCTGCCTCCTCCCAGGGCCTCACCCCGGCACTctggcccccacccccaggtcTTCAAGAACCCCCAGTTCAGCATTCTGACCATTCGCAATGACATCACCCTGCTGAAGCTGGCCACACCTGCCCGCTTCTCCCAGACGGTGTCTGCCGTGTGCCTGCCCAGCGCCGACGACGACTTCCCCGCGGGGACACTGTGTGCCACCACGGGCTGGGGCAAGACCAAGTACAACGGTGAGGGGCTGCGGGGCTGCCTCTGGGGTCGGGGCTGCCCAGCCATGGAGTCCCCCCGTGACCATTTGGCTCTTCTTGTTTGGCTCTAAATTCCAACACTCTCCTAACTGCCCGTTCTTTATGGAAAATCCTCTGAATTTAAAATCCcccaaatgcaaataaaatccagGT from Nomascus leucogenys isolate Asia chromosome 2, Asia_NLE_v1, whole genome shotgun sequence encodes the following:
- the LOC115836698 gene encoding chymotrypsinogen B2 isoform X2; amino-acid sequence: MAFLWLLSCWALLGTAFGCGAPDIHPVLSGLSRIVNGEDAVPGSWPWQVSLQDKTGFHFCGGSLISEDWVVTAAHCGVGTSDVVVAGEFDQGSDEENIQVLKIAKVFKNPQFSILTIRNDITLLKLATPARFSQTVSAVCLPSADDDFPAGTLCATTGWGKTKYNGRLRRPPGLPEGWSLDPGGHCVLGQQHLLHLQPWRVRPCHQAHTLGAEDPGCQLSPQLPLTLLPTEPQ
- the LOC115836698 gene encoding chymotrypsinogen B2 isoform X1; the protein is MAFLWLLSCWALLGTAFGCGAPDIHPVLSGLSRIVNGEDAVPGSWPWQVSLQDKTGFHFCGGSLISEDWVVTAAHCGVGTSDVVVAGEFDQGSDEENIQVLKIAKVFKNPQFSILTIRNDITLLKLATPARFSQTVSAVCLPSADDDFPAGTLCATTGWGKTKYNANKTPDKLQQAALPLLSNAECQKFWGRKITDVMICAGASGVSSCMGDSGGPLVCQKDGVWTLVGIVSWGSNTCSTSSPGVYARVTKLIPWVQKILAAN